The window TGTGCCATAAAACATATCCTAATCATGGCAGTAAAATTCATCAGATTTATAATCCTGGGTATTATGCAGGATGTGTACACCAGGAGGAAGGGATATTTGGGCCATCTTATAATTTTACCTGCCAGAGAAGTTTACTTTCCACTAGGGTCATTAGTTTAAATTTCACTCATGTCATCGTCCAATGCATGAACCCTGCAGTGGTTCTGAGACCCAGACGCATTGGATCTAGGGACTCACTTCCCTGAGGTGTTGGAGTTTGCTACTGTATTCTTGTCATCCAGGAATCTggcaaagagggaagaaaacatgtCTGTGGAATCGTGCTGCTTTTAGGGTCCAAGTCTGAAAGATGCATGTATTATTTAAATCCCCATCCCTTTGGACAGAAAAACTCGGTCATAAGGCTTCACCccataaatttctaaaatgtctaTGTGACAATGACAAAAAGAAGAGCTTGGGTGAACACATGACATTGTCTCTGCAACAACACTTAACCTCTTCTTGATTCCTCACGGTTGTGGTTTTAAACACATAATAGATTCTCACTAATTGTTGCTCATGgcatgaatggatgaataagtCAGCCAACTATTACACAGTAATGTCACCAGGGATTTTTGAGGTGAGGAAAATCATTTCATGGCGTACAGTTTTAGTCTATTTTCCTTTTGATCATGATGCTCAGCTGTTACTTTTCAACCTGCCAGTATCTGAGTATACTGATCTTTCTTTTCAGTCTTACTTAACTCTTTTGTGAGTTGTGAAGAGAGAAAGATTCAGAACTCTGTGTTAAATAAGACAAAATCATTTCTAAGTTATGGCTTGAGGAATTCTTCTCTGAGCAAATCCGCTCAGATTTAATTGGTACCAAAGTGAGAAGAAAGAGCAAACTACAAATTATGAAACCTATAATACATGTCAGGAAATTTGTGTTTGGAATCTCATTATATCCTTTGTAGTTACAATTTGGTTACAGTCTTGTTAGGTATTTAGGGAatattacaaatgaggaaacagagactcaaatGCATTATTGGTAATAGACAGATGCctgtaaatacaaaaatatttgataactAAACAACATACCTCTAATTATCCtatgggaagcttttgagtttttcaccattgggtACTATGCtcgctgtaggtttgtcatatatagtttttattatgttgagatattttcTGTCTATACCctctttggtgagagtttttatcatgaatgggtgttgaattttatcaaatgctttttctgcatctattgagatgatcatgtggttccatcttcttaaaattgttgaggcttcttttgtgcccaagtacattatcaattctagaaaatgttacatgtgcacttgaaaagaatgtatatcctatttttggggggtgtaatcctctgaaaatatccaccaaatctaatttttctattgtgtcatttaatttctctgttgccttatttattttctgtctggaagatctgtctagtgatgttaatgtggtgttaaaatctctgacaatgattgtattcccatcaatttccccctttatctctgttagtaattgttttatgtacttaggtgctcctatattgggtgcatatatattaacgagtgtaatgtcctcatcttgtattactcctttaatcattataaaatgtccttctttatctttctttatggcctttgttttaaagtctattttgtctgaaatcaatactgcaacacctgcttttttggcttttccatttgcatggaatatccttttccatcctttcactctcaatctacatgtgtccttctccctaaattgggtctcttgtatgcagcatattgaaggttcttgctttattagcAACTCTgcatcttttgattggagcatttagtccattaacatttacagtaattactgacaggtgtgtgtttattgctatttttaacttattttttgcagttgaattggtatttcctctttgttcctttcttcttccttttgtggtttggtaatttttgtttgtattatcttggattttacttagtttttgtgactcccttgtaagtttttggcttgtggttatccttttttgtaagtctattaacccattactataactgtttgtattaaacacaTAGTAAtttaatctcaaacccatcctaccaagaacaaaaaaattaaaaaagaaagaaaaaaatactctatattttctggcttccctctcccactcttaatgatttacatgtcttcttttacaattttatgtttattctatttgtaattcatggtggttatcacctttccagttatgagtttctcatttctgtagcatcctgcttcttttctatttagagaagacctttaaatatttcttttagcatgggtttagtattgctaaatgcttctagtttttgcttgtctgtgaaattctttatctcaaGACCATCTTTTCAATAAGCAGTCTTGGGAGAACCGGACAACTACAtgaatttgggagtctgagatttgcaaatattagccattatatataaaaatagataaaaaccaaatttgttCTATAGAGCACCTggatctatattcaataacttgtagtaacctttaatgaaaaagaatatgaaaatgaatatatgtatgtatatgcatgactgagacattgtgctgtgcatcagaaattgacacattgtaactgactatacttcaatttaaaaaaaagtaagaaaaactaCAGTGAGAATGgtacacctcacaccagtcagaatggctaccattaaaaagtccataacaataaatgctggagttggtgtggagaaaatggaaccttcttacacacacacacacacacacacgcacacacacatatgtttgtgtatatatatatacacatataggaatattactcagccataaaagcaaatgaaataatgtcatttgcagcaatatggatggactgagattatcacactaagtgaagtaagtcaggcagagaaagacaaatattatatgatgccacctgtatgtgaaatctaaaaaataatacaagtgaacttatttacaagccagaaatagactcacataccTAGAAATGAAACTATGGTTACCTAAGGGGAGTGTTtggggggggataaattaggagtttgggattaacatttacacactactatatataaaatagataaacaacaaagacctattTTACAGCAAAAGGAAccatatccaatatcttgtaataatctataatggaaaatttgaatctgaaaaagaatatatataagtatatgtgtaattgaatcactttgctgtatatctgaaactaacacattgtaaataaactgtacttcaattaaaaataaagagatagcctctcaaaagaaactataaattcCTCTGTATTTCACAAATTCTGACACattgtatttgcattttcattttaacttttttatgatttattatttaaccCATAGGATAATTAGAGGTATGTTGTTTagttatcaaatatttttgtatttacagGCATCTGTCTATTACCAATAATGCatttgagtctctgtttcctcatttgtaatatTCCCTAAATACCTAACAAGACTGTAACCAAATTGTAACTACAAAGGATATAATGAGATTCCAAACACAAATTTCCTGACATGTATTATAGGTTTCATAATTTGTAGTTTGCTCTTTCTTCTCACTTTGGTACCAATTAAATCTGAGCGGATTTGCTCAGAGAAGAATTCCTCAAGCCATAACTTAGAAATGATTTTGTCTTATTTAACACAGAGTTCTGAATCTTTCTCTCTTCACAACTCACAAAAGAGTTAAGTAAGACTGAAAAGAAAGATCAGTATACTCAGATACTGGCAGGTTGAAAAGTAACAGCTGAGCATCATGATCAAAAGGAAAATAGACTAAAACTGTACGCCATGAAATGATTTTCCTCACCTCAAAAATCCCTGGTGACATTACTGTGTAATAGTTGGCTGacttattcatccattcatgcCATGAGCAACAATTAGTGAGAATCTATTATGTGTTTAAAACCACAACCGTGAGGAATCAAGAAGAGGTTAAGTGTTGTTGCAGAGACAATGTCATGTGTTCACCCAAGCTCTTCTTTTTGTCATTGTCACAtagacattttagaaatttatggGGTGAAGCCTTATGACCGAGTTTTTCTGTCCAAAGGGATGGGGATTTAAATAATACATGCATCTTTCAGACTTGGACCCTAAAAGCAGCACGATTCCACAGacatgttttcttccctctttgccAGATTCCTGGATGACAAGAATACAGTAGCAAACTCCAACACCTCAGGGAAGTGAGTCCCTAGATCCAATGCGTCTGGGTCTCAGAACCACTGCAGGGTTCATGCATTGGACGATGACATGAGTGAAATTTAAACTAATGACCCTAGTGGAAAGTAAACTTCTCTGGCAGGTAAAATTATAAGATGGCCCAAATATCCCTTCCTCCTGGTGTACACATCCTGCATAATACCCAGGATTATAAATCTGATGAATTTTACTGCCATGATTAGGATATGTTTTATGGCACAGTTGACTTTAAGAAAGGAATATTATCTGGGTGGTCCTGATCTAATCACATAAGCTCTTTAAATCTGGGTCTAGAGGTCAAATACAGAAGGTTCAGAGGTTGAAAGCATGAGAATTTGACACATTGGTGCTGGGTTGAATATGGAGTAGATGAAGTGGTAAAGTATGCGAGTTACCTCTAGGAGCTGAAGTGGCCTGTGGCTGACGGTCAACAAGGAAATGGGATCTCAACCCTATggccacaaggaaatgaattctacCAACACAACAGAAAGAATGCGTTTGTAAGCATATTTCACCCTAGATGTTCCAGTGAGGACACAGTTCAGTTGGCACATTGATGCCAGACTTAACGGTTCCTTGAACACAGAACCCTGTTGCAAAATTCTGGCCTACCAaactttgtggtaatttgttatgcagcagtacaAAACTAATGCAGAAATGTATTATGGttaatataaaaagaaggaaagaaagaaaaagaaaagctttgccaaatatccagaataaaatgcctaggagtTTACAATAGTGAGGATTATACTTGAAGCGAGGAATTGATCTTTGATGGGGTTTGTGGCTCCAGAAGGGGTGACCACAAAAAGAATGGGCAAAATCTAAGGGCACACGGGCAACATGGCATTAAATTCACTAATGCCCTGGTGTGAGAAACCAGGCAAGTGAGTCAGAGTTGGAAGTGCTAGTGGTTTCTAAGCACCAtgtgataaaaggaaaattttgctCTAAATTTATGCTTACACATCATGGAAAAACCAATTTGTATTACCACTATATAGCTGATATCAACAAAAGCAGCATTTTTATCTGTAACAGACAAGAAGTGATTCTTGTTAGAATGAATTTAGTTACGTGTATTATACTACATTTAGTTAAACTACATTTATTACGTTTGGTTAAAACAGTGGTGGTAAATGAAGACAGTGGATTTTACTCTTGCATAAACCTGACTTGGTGGGAAATGGCTTTAGGTGTTTTACTGGATGTAGCTGAAGTGGCTTGGAGGAGACAACTTGAGCCATGATATACATATGTAAACCACCTAGTAATGTGGTGGGACATAATGGAGTTTTGATGCGTGCACTTTAAATCCCATTATCCTATTTTGTACAGAATcttcatgtttttaaatggaaaaaaagtgtatataaacCCCACTTGTTGGGTTAGAAGGTGCTTCGACTTGTTGGGTTAGCAGGTGCCTCCTCataggggaggaaggcagggtctTTCAGTCCTGGATCCACTGGCTCATGGTTGGGACAGGGAAGAGAGATGCAGGACACACAGCATACAACATGCAACATCACTCTTTATTATGAAATTAAACAGCAATTGTGGGTGGGAAAATACACAGAACAACTGACCCTTCAGGTGGTTATGTCACCTGGTCTACAAGGTAACGTTGGCTTCTTGGGCAGCCAGGCCTCCAACCCCAGCCATGGGCGTGGCctgaggctggagaagagagaaacaaagatgatGTGGATGTAGACAAAGACGTCATCCAAGGGCTCCTTTTAGGGGATTTGTTTGAAGGCCTCCTCTGGGATCTTGCCCTCGGCCTGGAGAGAAGGAGTCGGGATGTTAGAAAAGCCAGCTCCCAGAGTTTCATCCCCAGGCCACTGGCCTCCACCTTCTTGGCTTTCCTGAAGGCTCAGAAATGTTCATCTTTAACCCATCTGATTCCCAGACCTCACCTTGAGCGTAGTGAAGACCTGACCAGCTCTGGTGTAGTTCCAGTCATTGTCCTGAAGGCACCTGCAGTGGGAGAAGAACAGGTGATCTCCATTGGTGCCACAGTACGGACATGCTGACCGTGCAACGCCACCGCTAAATCTATGCCACTGTCTTGCTGGGACACATGTACCAGTATGAGCACTATGTGTAATGACGAAGAAAGACCCAGTGAAAACCAAAATATCTACCACTAGCATTCATGCCCACtagaattcaaaacagaaaagtagaGCTGTGCCAAAGAACAAGGAAACTGAATATATACTGATCAAGAAAGATGTTCAAGAAAATGacaagtgaaaaattttaaagtacaggATTCCTATCattcttattgagatataatgcaCACAGCATTTTACAGTATATAATTCAGTGCCTTCTAGTATATTCACAAGATTGTGCAATCATCACAACCatctaatttcaaaaaaattttatcacCTCAAAAGAAACCCCTGAACCATTAGCGATCACTCCCtattcctccccttcccccagaccctggcaaccactaatctatttttgGTCCCTGTGGATTTGCCgactctggacatttcatataaatggaatcatgcaatatgccAGcgtttgtggctggcttctttcacttagcataatgctttcaaagttcatccatgtcatGACACATATCAGAAgtgtattcctttttatgactgaataatattctactatatGGATGTACCAGATTTATACATCCATTCACCAGctaaaggacatttgggttgtttccactttttggttctcgtgaataatgctgctatgaacgttccTGTGCAAGTTTTAGAGTCaacatatgttttcacttctcccGATAGATACTTAGGCGTGGGATTACCGGGTCTTACGGTAACTGCATGttaaacattttgaggaactgccaaaatgttttcccaaACCACCactccattttatattcccaccagtaaCACGTGAGAGTTCCAAtgtttccacatcctcaccgacactTGTTATCCTTCGCTTCATTGATTaaagccatcctagtgggtgtgaagtggtaactcactgtggtttcaattttcatttccttaatgactaacgATGTTGAGAagtttttcatttgcctgttggccatttatgtatctgctttggagaaatgtctattcagatcctttccccatgtgaaaaagaaatggggttgtttgcctttttattgttgagctgCAAgggttcttcatatattcttgccacatatgtgatttgcaaatattttctcccatgctgCTGGTGGGCTTTTCACCTTTTTGATAGTGTGCATTGGTGctcaaaagcttttaattttgatgaagaccgatttatccattttatcctttggttgcctgtgcttttggtgtcatatgtaAGAAATGATTGCCTAACTCATGAAGACTTATACCTACATTTTTTCCCAAGATTTTAAAGTGATAGCTCTTACTTTTAGATCTTTGCTCCATTTTCAATCTATGCTTGTACATGGTGTGTGAGCCAGGGGTCAAAATTCATTGGCTTGCATGTGGATATCAAGTTGTCCcaggaccatttgttgaaaaggttatTATTTCCCCCACCATATTGTTTCAGCACTCTGGTTGACAACCAACTGACCgtaaatgtgagggtttatttaCGGACTCTCGTTTCTACTCCACTGATTCCTAACACTGTCCACATGCCAGTCACCACATAGTCTTGAGTATTGTAGCTCTGCAGCAGgatttgaaattgggaagtgtgtgttctctaactttgtttttctctttcaagattgtttttgagCATCTCCATGTGAAGTTTAGGTTATcctaaacttctttttttttttgcgaagaaggattttgatagggactgcactgaatctaGATTGCTCTGGGTAGTACTGCCATCTTAATAATAGTAAATCTTCCAACCCATGAAAATGGAgtgtctttccacttatttaggtctttgttatttccttcaacaatgttttacagaTTCCAGAGTTTAAGATTTTCACCTCTTCTGTTACAttggtttcaaaatattttactattttgatgctattttaactGGGCTTGTTTTCTTCATTCCGTTTTTGGAGTGTTCAttttgcaactacatagaaataCAAGTGAGTTTTGTATATAGTTCTTGCATTAAACTTAGTTATTAgttctatgttttatttatttatttttcgtggattcttttggattttccatATACAAGGTGATGTCACTGAGCATTATCCtatcttaaaaatactttacatatTTAATAGTATGATACCTTTTTCATGGGATCACCCTTTTTTGGCAGCAAAATATCCAAAAAGTCACTTTTCCAAATTGCCTGCGAGTTTCCATGATTCACTCCCCCGCTGTTCCAACCCATCTTCATTCCCACACACACCCAGCACTCACTTCTGAGCCCACTCAAGTTTCATCCCAGACTGGGTGGAGAAAGCCTGCACCATTTCCTGCTGCTCCCGGGAGCCGGTGTGCACGGAGCTGGAGGTGAGTGTAGGCACTGGGATGGAGAACGCACTCTGAGGCTCACTGGGGGAGGCATCCCTCACAAACAGCTCGTCATTCACGATGCACAGACTGGAGGAAAAATGGGCCCTCAACAGCTGGACAGATGGaccaccccacacccccaacaACAATCCTGCTCCCACTGCCACTCAGCAACCAGATTCCTTCCACCTTCCTCCTGTGTCTGTCCCCCAGGTTCCTTGGCTGGTACCTATGCCCCTCCCACAAGCCCACCTTTGGGGAGATTATCCACCATCTTCATGACATTTGGACGTTTCCCTGCAACTCAGGGACAGTTTCACGTTTACCCTTTACAACAGCCCAAGGAGTGGACAATCTGAAATCCACTGTCATAGGAAGACACTGAGTCGCACAGAGGCCAcgtgacttgaccaaggtcacatagccaatGAGTGCTGGGACCAAGGAGAGAAGCCACATTCCAGTTCCAGAGCCCATGCCCTTCTTAACCACTAGGCTAGACTGCTCCTTGGATCTACCTGCTGGCTTTCCACAGTATTGAGAAAACCTAAGGTGGGCACCACCACATTCCCACACCCCTGAGCCCAGGCTGGGACGGGGGTTCCCACCCACCACACGGCACTCACCTGGAAGGGCTGGCAGGGATAGCGATGAAGGTCCGGGTGAAGGCACGAACAGAACCCTGAGACCTTCCTTCCACTTCAATGACAAACAACAAACTTCAGTACCCCGAGAGCCCCACCTGCTTTACACGCTCACACAGCGGTCTGCAGACAGAGTCTGATGGATACTCATGCTGAGGGGACAGGTGCTCACTGGGGGCCAGGGTGTCGGGAATGCGGAGGGCAGCTATAGGAGCAACCTGCTGCCGGTGGCAGGACCTCTACTGTGCGCGGGCCCGTGACAACCACTTCACCAGTTCATTGATGCATTTGTCACTGCTGCCCAAGACATGGATGCTAAtacctcattttgcaaatgaggaaactgagaggttaagtaatggTCCCAGGATCTCAGAGGAAGGCTCTGGGATGAGAGCCATCAAACTCCACAGCCTGTGTCCCTAACGCCCAGGGTGTGCGGGGCAGACAGGCATGAACGCAGGTCAGACCTGGGTCCTTTGTGGGAAGAGCGAGGGCTGGAGAACACAGAGGGGCcgggaagggaagaagagggttCGGGGTGGCTGGGAGGGTGCTGAGAGGGAGCCCGGCCAGGGGGTTGGAGCAGTGGGGCATCTGGGGACGGGGGTCTACACACACTCACCTTCCTTGAACACCCCGTTGACAGAGAAGCAGAGCATCGTGTTCTGAAAGGGAAGAGCCCAGGCGCTCAGTCACCACCTAAACCTCCTACCCACCTGCGGCTCCCGGTCCTGCCCAAGATGGAAGCAGGCGCTCACCGTGTGGAGCCACATGTCCACCACGAAGGAGCTGAGGTCATGCTGAGTTTTGGGCAACAGGCAGAGGGAGCGCACAATGTCACGTTTTGTGTGTTTCAGCAGCTGGACCCGCAGGTCTGTGGGGGGAGGAGAAGCGAGGGAAGGTCAGGGGCTGCCATGCCCTGGGCCCTAGGACTgaccccttcccgccccctttcccGCCCCGCCTCCTCATCACACACTCACAGGGGTCCTTGAGCTTCTTCATATTCCTGCTGTCCTTGACGTACTCCTGCAAGCTGTtcctgggagaaaaagagaagcaggagGTGGTGGGCCGGCCCCAGTGTGGGGGTTTGCAGGAGCTGCCCTGCGTCTGCTGGGGAGCCACACGGCCCAGGAGCAGAGTGTGAGCTGTGATACTCACGGGGCTGGGTCCTCGGGGTTGAAGGGAATGGTCAGGGAGAAGCAGGCCTCGTCGTGATAAGCACCCAGGAGATCCTGTCGGTCTCCAGAGTCGTGGATCAAGTAATACCTGTCGGGGAGCCATGAGCACAGTCTGTCTCTGTGGTCCGGACCTCAAATGAGGCTTGGAAACTCCCGTGAGCAGAGCTGAGCTTGGGTGGCCTCAGCTGtcccagccctccccttcctcaggtTGCCAGCAGTACTCACTGCTGCAGGAATTGCAGGATCAGACTCTTCAGCTCATCAGATCCTTCACTGTTTTCCTGGAATCAAAACAGTCCTCAACACCAGGGCTGATACCCTCTCCTCACGCACCACCCAAAGCCCTGCTTGATTCTCCGTGCTCACCTTGCAGGCTGGTAAGCTCTTATGTTTGTCCACACCTAACTTAGCCGGTGGGGGTGTCTCCTGGTCATCctgtgagaaggaagaggaagtcaGTGGTGCAGACCAAGAGGCACTTCTGGACGATCAAGGAAAAGGACGGGCCCAGGAGGGTGAGGGTCAGAGGTCAAGTGCGGAAGGGCCCTGGAAAATCTGAGGGCTGGAGTACACTTCGGGTCATCACCACGAGATCCCTGAAGGCTGTGGCAGACGTGGTCGAAGAAGACCCAGAGCTGTTGTGAGCTTCCCACagaagctgtaccctccccctgcccccagaacGTTTAAGGGTCAGGTTCAAAAATGGAACTCAGGCAAGACCTAAAGGGTTCAGAGTAGTTTGTGGGCGGTGTCAGTGTCAGCTAGAGGAGTCAGTGATTGAGGAATACACTTACCAAGCGTAATAACTTGGGGAACAATTCCAGGATGGAGCTGCCAAGATGAAAAGTCAGTGAAACTGGAAAGCGGTCTCTTCTCACGGGAGCAAGTACACTTACAGCAGACACAGTCCAGTGTGTCCACCTACACTTCCCGGCCCTGGGCACCGCCCCCAAGGACTGATGCACCAGAAGAGTGTTCcctacctgcctgcctccctccatccctctccttccACTCTTTCCCTCCTGGGTACCTCCCACCTAGACTGCCCTGACTCTGTTCTCCAGGTGCCACAAGAAGCAACAAGGAAGCaggcttccttcccctccctcccttcctgcaggtCCCCACTGTAGGctttggagggaagagggaatgaGGTTGGAGCCAGGGGCTCTTCATCCTTCCTGGGGGTCCTGCATCCTGCCAACACAAGGACACCCACCAGGGATGGCCCAGGATGCTGGGCCAAGGAGGTtagtgaggcagggagggaaatggAGGGGGATTAAGACAAAAAAGGAGTGAAGgatgaagaagagaagacagagacataGGGGCATAGcgacaagggagagagagaaagcaaagtgaagggaagggaaagaaccTCTCCCATGGTTTGGAGGTGGatcagggaagaagagagaaggggaaccGGCTCGTCCCAGGGACCTGTGGTGGGAATGGAAACTATGCATATGTTGGGCTGGGGGCCTACTGGATGCCATATGAACCTTTGTCACCTTTGTGACACAGAGAGGAGAGCATAGGGCCTGTGGCCCTCCGAGAGTACCAAGACTGCTGTTTTTAGCAAACAGACACTGTCAGGAATAGTTCAGGTGACAGAGGGTACATCTGACCTTATGTTGGTTGACTTATCAGGGTAGGTGGTGCACAGAGGGTTTTTATCTGCACACGTTCCATCCTGTTCCAGCCTCTGGCCCTTGTCCAACTCCCCTGAAGGCTTTGCCTGTAATTATGTGGAGGAACCACATGAACCAGAGAAAGAGAGCCAGGATGGTACTACACCCCCAGTCGTTCCTTCCTTTTCCAACAAATCCACTTCCCTTCTTCTGTCACCTTCCCATGAGCCCTCCCATCTCCTCTTCAAAGAGGGATCTGGGTACCACACCTCACCTCACTGCTGGAGACGTTCAAATTCTTGATGTCAGAAGCATTCTGTATAGCGTCAGACTGGCCACCCAGCTGGCAGAGTCTCTTGTTGCTCAAATCCAAGGACAAAATCTATGATGGAGGAAGAGAGTGAGGACCCCAACAGGGGATGTTCGAGGCCAATCTGCCTCTTCTGCCTAATCTGTCCCACCCTCACCATCAGTCCCAACATTGGGCCTAAGTCCTCACCTTGGGCATGTTCTCTCCACGGATCTGCAGAGGGGCAGGCATGCGATATCTCGGATTCCGTGGCATTTCAACATTACAGGTCATCAAGCCTCCAGGAAGCCAACAGGAGGGAAACAGAAAGCTGAGAGGGTCCTGCCTGCACCAACCCCTCCCAGAGTTACAATCCCGAAGGCCTTTCCCAGGCAgacccctctgccctcacctgccCTAGAATTACTGCTATAGCCATACCAGATCCAAAGCAGAGTCTCTGGCTGTTAAGAAATGCCTGGGAGGCATCAAACAGTTTGTTCATGGTCAGCTGCAGAGTTAAAGACGGGGTTCAGTGGCTCTGAGTCTGAGGTGTTGATTGGGGGGCAATAGGTGGATCTGGCTGTGGGGCAGAACTTGCGTTCAGTCTGCATTACCTTTATCTGCTCCACCTTTTCTGACTGCAGCTCCTTCCGCATAGAATAGGGTGCATCACAGGGGTCAACAAAGACAGATATCTGTAGAGAGCATAAGAGGGTCTGGGTAAGCACCAGAAATCTGAGCCTTGGGATCAAGCAAGACcatgcccctgccctgccctcttgcTCCCAGGTGCCC is drawn from Camelus ferus isolate YT-003-E chromosome X, BCGSAC_Cfer_1.0, whole genome shotgun sequence and contains these coding sequences:
- the LOC116662257 gene encoding nuclear RNA export factor 3-like isoform X1, which produces MGHSNQITSLQRKARCWGTYRRRHNNLSEQVGSGIHPSSQQQQDGAPAPNDAHVSTQGRYAPYAIPPSHWRGNFQEGDQTHVNMETEEKPPERRVERSRRAETMGSWFKITIPFGIKYEEKWLLNLIQKHCSVPFTPVEFHYKKMQAQFFVENANIAFALKNVSGKICTDNNERISVFVDPCDAPYSMRKELQSEKVEQIKLTMNKLFDASQAFLNSQRLCFGSGLMTCNVEMPRNPRYRMPAPLQIRGENMPKILSLDLSNKRLCQLGGQSDAIQNASDIKNLNVSSSEAKPSGELDKGQRLEQDGTCADKNPLCTTYPDKSTNISSILELFPKLLRLDDQETPPPAKLGVDKHKSLPACKENSEGSDELKSLILQFLQQYYLIHDSGDRQDLLGAYHDEACFSLTIPFNPEDPAPNSLQEYVKDSRNMKKLKDPYLRVQLLKHTKRDIVRSLCLLPKTQHDLSSFVVDMWLHTNTMLCFSVNGVFKEVEGRSQGSVRAFTRTFIAIPASPSSLCIVNDELFVRDASPSEPQSAFSIPVPTLTSSSVHTGSREQQEMVQAFSTQSGMKLEWAQKCLQDNDWNYTRAGQVFTTLKAEGKIPEEAFKQIP
- the LOC116662257 gene encoding nuclear RNA export factor 2-like isoform X2 → METEEKPPERRVERSRRAETMGSWFKITIPFGIKYEEKWLLNLIQKHCSVPFTPVEFHYKKMQAQFFVENANIAFALKNVSGKICTDNNERISVFVDPCDAPYSMRKELQSEKVEQIKLTMNKLFDASQAFLNSQRLCFGSGLMTCNVEMPRNPRYRMPAPLQIRGENMPKILSLDLSNKRLCQLGGQSDAIQNASDIKNLNVSSSEAKPSGELDKGQRLEQDGTCADKNPLCTTYPDKSTNISSILELFPKLLRLDDQETPPPAKLGVDKHKSLPACKENSEGSDELKSLILQFLQQYYLIHDSGDRQDLLGAYHDEACFSLTIPFNPEDPAPNSLQEYVKDSRNMKKLKDPYLRVQLLKHTKRDIVRSLCLLPKTQHDLSSFVVDMWLHTNTMLCFSVNGVFKEVEGRSQGSVRAFTRTFIAIPASPSSLCIVNDELFVRDASPSEPQSAFSIPVPTLTSSSVHTGSREQQEMVQAFSTQSGMKLEWAQKCLQDNDWNYTRAGQVFTTLKAEGKIPEEAFKQIP